One window from the genome of Streptococcus parasanguinis encodes:
- the hutI gene encoding imidazolonepropionase gives MSADILLTHFNQLFCPNDLGHPLYGKEMAEAQILSDAYIAIKDGKILAVGTGQPDPELIDDHTEVKSCEGKVATPGLIDCHTHLVYGGSREHEFAKKLAGVSYLDILAQGGGILSTVRATREASFDNLYDKSKRLLDYMLRHGVTTVEAKSGYGLDWETEKRQLDVVAALDRDHEIDLVSTFMAAHAIPTEYKGRSQEYLDLIVEQMLPKVKEEKLAEFCDIFCEKGVFTADESRYLLSKAKEMGFKLRIHADEIESIGGVDVAAELESTSAEHLMVITDEGIQKLAAAKVIGNLLPATTFSLMEDTYAPARKMLDAGMAITLTTDSNPGSCPTANLQFAMHLGCFMMRLTPVEILNAVTINAAYSVDRAKTIGSFDVGKQADITIFDAPNLDYLFYFFATNLVTDVYKKGQKVI, from the coding sequence ATGTCTGCTGATATCCTATTAACCCACTTTAACCAATTGTTTTGTCCGAATGATCTGGGTCATCCTCTCTATGGCAAGGAGATGGCAGAAGCGCAAATCCTTTCCGATGCTTATATCGCTATTAAGGATGGAAAAATTCTTGCAGTTGGGACAGGTCAACCAGATCCAGAACTGATTGATGACCATACGGAAGTGAAATCCTGTGAAGGAAAAGTTGCGACTCCTGGCCTGATTGACTGCCATACCCACTTGGTCTATGGAGGTAGTCGTGAACATGAATTTGCGAAAAAATTAGCGGGTGTTTCTTACTTAGACATCCTCGCCCAAGGCGGTGGAATTCTGAGCACGGTTCGGGCGACACGGGAAGCTTCTTTTGACAATCTCTATGACAAGTCCAAACGACTGTTGGATTACATGTTGCGTCATGGGGTGACTACTGTCGAAGCCAAGAGTGGCTATGGTTTGGATTGGGAAACTGAAAAACGCCAGTTGGATGTTGTGGCTGCATTGGATCGGGATCATGAAATTGATCTGGTATCAACCTTTATGGCAGCCCATGCGATTCCCACAGAGTACAAGGGCCGTTCCCAAGAATATTTAGATCTCATTGTGGAGCAAATGCTTCCCAAAGTGAAGGAAGAAAAGCTAGCTGAGTTCTGTGATATCTTCTGTGAAAAAGGTGTCTTTACAGCAGATGAATCTCGCTATCTTCTTTCAAAGGCTAAGGAGATGGGCTTCAAGCTACGGATCCATGCCGATGAAATCGAATCCATTGGTGGTGTTGATGTGGCGGCTGAATTGGAATCTACTAGTGCAGAACACTTGATGGTGATTACCGATGAAGGCATTCAAAAATTAGCTGCAGCAAAAGTGATTGGAAATCTTTTGCCTGCTACAACCTTCAGCCTCATGGAAGATACCTATGCACCGGCTCGTAAGATGTTGGACGCTGGGATGGCCATCACCCTAACAACGGACAGCAATCCAGGGTCTTGTCCAACAGCCAATCTCCAGTTTGCCATGCATCTGGGTTGCTTCATGATGCGCCTAACTCCAGTAGAAATTCTCAATGCAGTGACCATCAATGCAGCCTATTCAGTAGATCGTGCTAAAACAATCGGCTCTTTCGATGTTGGCAAACAGGCTGACATTACCATCTTTGATGCACCAAATCTAGATTATCTCTTCTATTTCTTTGCGACAAATCTAGTGACAGATGTCTACAAGAAAGGTCAAAAAGTCATTTAA